tgttcgctgtagcagagcctcatcaatggtggcaatggcatcagtgatcttttgcttcaggtcgttgatgtccaatgtAATTAAAAACTCTGATAATCACTGAGTAcacagaacaaatctgattaacagatctcatcaattgcttttgtaatagattttttaaattgtaaagagactttgtggacaccctgtacatCCATGGACTAGATTAGAGGATACTCCTTCCAGTGAACaagtattaatttaaaaatgagcCTCTAAAgggtgagtttgtgtttgtagtTGGTCTAAAATCACTCCAGTGTTTAGAAGTATTGGCTACATTAGGTGAGCACAAGTTTGCAATGGTTCTATAACGCATTAATTTGTGGAGCTCAGTTAATCCTTGATCTCTGTAAGAAATGGTGAAAGTGAGCTACAGCACCACCCGCTGTTGTGGAAGGAGACTAACTTAGgacatttgtgagaaaatcCCAGTGGTATAATTGTGCTAAAAGTCATGTCATTtatcaaatttcatttttgtaaaaCATGCTGTATTTATTCATAAAGTGTGGCGTGTGAGAAATCTGTTCCGTATTTAGTTTGATGGGCAGGTTTCgtatttgcaaaacaaattgtGTTCGTTTGGAATTATGGGGAAGTTGTAAAACACGTTTTGTTTGCTCAGGTTTGGCGTCGGGTTGCCACCATGCAAATGTTACAAAGAATCTGCACACACTGTTTCCAGAAAGTTGAACACTTGTCTTGTTCCCACATACCAAAATAAACAGGTGCACTTAAAACTAAAACGTGATTGTACTGTATATCATATGCTGCTGATCTTCTACATGTAGTCACACAATCTATCATGATATCCTGCTTTATCAAGCCAAGCCATACATCAGCTGTAGGAAAAGAGCTCTTTCTCTTGACTACTGTTAACATATTAAACATCACATGCTGAGTGTGTAACAGCCAGTATTCATGGGTGTGGGCTGATTGAAATCATCAGAGGTAGATGTAATATTTGAGCTGTCATACACTGTCACATGCGAGAAAAGGGTTATGTATTGTATAAGCGGTGATTAAACATGGTTCTGTTTTGCATGCTTCACATCCCACTGCTGAACAGTGCCTTTTCATTTAACTTATTAATGTGTAGAGGAACATCTACAATCACAgggcaatgtttttttgttttgtttctcaacCCTTTCAGGGACACAGAAGACTGATGCAGgtgatttaatatttaagactaTCAAAGATCGAAAACATTTTGTAAGACGATTATTTCACACTGCTCAAAAGTACCAGGAGCCCAGCAGtttaagtgtcaaaaataaagttattatttgGCAACTGAGTTTACCTTGAGTTTTACATGCAACTTGTGTGTGGTAGCCTTGAAGATGCCCTGTGAGGATATCGTACAGTCAGCGCATGTTTGGATAATGATCTTTGTAgcacaaaactgtattttaaaacCAGAGTTATTACAGCTCTGATTTTACTGGGGAATggaatctatatctatatctctatcttTAGGTAGAGATATAGATATTTCAGGTTTAAGTATTGCAGTGACAATAGTTTTCTTAATTTCATTATATAACGTTGAAATTCCATTGCGGTGTAGCCAGTGGCTTCTCTGCTACAGTGCGAGAACACTTAGTAGTATTTTTCTAAGGGCTAGTCTTGCTTTTGTGCCAAATGATACCTTTTAATATGAATGCATTATTTATACATTATAACCGTggggaaataaatatatttaacaaGTGTCAAGGTTGTGATCTCTGCgtattttttcaaagtgtgtgttgggtgtgaaTCCACAGATTTTGTCCTTATTTGTAGACCTACAAAAAAGGATGACTGTAACTAACTAAAgaaatgcatacatttaaaaatatatgatTACACTAATACCTGCTCTTTAAAAAAAGTGGCAGGCATGTAAAACACAAACCTCCAAGAAAACACTGgctttaaaaaaagtaaaataagcaaaaaagcTTGTCTGGCAATTTTTaaattggttttgttttatttcattgctTGTTTGAGTTAAAGGCTCTTAATTAATTTTctaggtcatttttttttttagcgcaTCTACCAAGAGGAAACCActtcattttgcagttttacagACATGATTCAAGCTTAAAATGCCAgccatattttttattaatttttcagaattttattcatttggttTGACTTTAGGAAAGTTTTCCAAGTGAAAATGTtggcagaacagaacacaagTCAGCAAGAAAACCATTAAaccatcatatatatatatatattattgacAGTGTGTGACCCTGCCCTTCACTCTGTCAGTCCTTGCAGATTATTTTATGCGCCTCTCTTTTGCTCACATGGCTTATGTTCATCCTTCAGCTCAAGAAATAAGGTCACAAAGCCTAGTTTTAAGGTCATGGGAAAATCATACAGAGGGAACCTTTATCTGAAAACACTGACTGCTCCCTTACAGCCACCAGCGCTGACACAAGTCactgaaaactaaataaaatatattcaaaatgaagagaaaaaaaaacaaaacaaaacaaaacattaggCTACATGCTGAATATTTGTGTAGTCCTCATGTAAAAAATAGGACTCACTGCCTCCATCTAGTGGCCACAATGTAGCATGAAGAGACTGCCGAGAAGAATCCCATACTACTGTTCTCGCGAGAGTTTCGCTCGTAGTTTGCTCTGCTGCAAAACACAGAGCCAGAACAGCCCAAAGGTTTAAGTCCAAAAATCACCaaaagagttttattttatcatcTGAGGAAACTGGCAGGATTTTAAATGACAAAACTGAATGTGAACTTGTTATCTCTTTGCGCTGTGGTGTCCGTGACGTCTAAACCATGCGTCATCCCTGTAAAAGTGAAACTAAAAGTGCAACACTGAGCGCTAAACGTTTGCAGGTTTCTGGAAAAAGGGAAACAACGGTAATTTCCTAATGCGGGACTATAgcatcagtgaaatgaaaatcgCTTACATAGCATAGCATTTGTGTCAATGTTAACGTGGCTAAAAACGAAGTAACACCAAAAGTATAGCACATGTTTTTATACTGTTGCATACGTATAGATATTAGTTTTGTGACTTAACTGAACTTCATTATATCCCATGTTATACTGCGCATAGTTGAAGGTTTTCCTGTGGTATGTGTGTTGTATGCTTCTAAAAATCAGTATCGGAGCCCATAGTAAACAGGCTGGAACAGTAAATGTCTTTGTTCtcatgtgtgtgcagactgtCGGTACACCTGAGCACAATGAGGGGGGTGACAGCCGGTGTGTTTGCCCTCCTGCTGTCGgacctgctgctgtggctggcGCTGTGGGCAGGGCTGGTGCTGCTGGAGTGCTCCAGTGGCGGAGGCCTGGCAGCTCTGTGGGCTCTCGGGGCCGTGAAGTGGCCGCTCCTCTACTCTGTCACTCGGCTGGTGGCTGATGGAGAGCCGCAGTGTGTGCTCCACAGGTTTGTagccctcctctgcctcctccctgcTGTGTTTCACAGTGGACGGATGCTTCTGGAGCCTGATGCCTCACTGCTTCCTGAGCCCGGGATGGTGCTCTTGGCTCTGATATCCTCCACACTTGCCTGTGTGCTGTGGGAAATATTCCTCCCCAGCGATGGAGGGATGAGAAAGGTTGATAAGAAACTCAGTGCCCGGGCGGTCCTGATCAGAGTGCTGAAATACTTCAGACCGGACATCCTCTACGTGATTGCAGCGTTTGCATTCCTCATTCTTGGTGTCATATGTGAGTGTGAACCTTTGAATTTGATGTACAACTGCAAACTCAGTCATGCCAGGAGAAGCTGTATGTCTggctgtatatgtatatgtcaTGGAATATTACATCCATAATCTGTTTTCTAATCTGAATTTCTTCAGTGCAATAAGATTTTCATATAAAGTCGATGTGAAGTAATTTCAGGGCAGTAAAACTCTTATATCAGAgaattcattgtattttttttactaatcAGTGTAATTCATTTTGGTCAACAGGTGACACGTTCATCCCATATTATCAAGGGAAGGTAGTTGATATGTTAAGCGGCCAAACTCTTGAAAGTGGTTTCTTTTTTGCAATCGGACAGCTGGCACTTGTCTCACTTGGAAGGTAATGAAACTAtacttttgtcatgttttttgtttttttgttttttcttccctccttgtTCTAATAGCAGTCGGCCTAATCTAATCAGCGGTccagaaaaactaaaaatgtgCCATTTTGAATTTCTCATCCTCAGCGCGGTGTTCTCTTGCTTGAGAGGAAGCACGTTCATGTGGACCCTGTCGCGACTGAACAAGACAATGAAGCTCCTGCTGTTCCACAACCTGCTGCAGCAGGATGTCCACTTCTTCAAGGAGAACAGCCCCGGTGAGAGTCGCTCATTTACTCTGGGATCACTGCTCTCCTGCCTCTTCATGTTCCTGATCAAATGTGATGATGAATCAGATCTGTGGCAGCAATCAAAAACTATTCTACACTTAACACAGTGCGGTAAAATGAGATGTCATAACCTCATGATGAAGTGCATAAATGATATGTATTGATACAAGGGGGTAGAGTGTTGATATGTTATTTCAAACTATCTCGACTATCTTAGctgtataattattatttattttttttacagcttgACATTTATTAGTCTGCGGGTGTATTCAAGCATTCTTTTCAGAGACTTCTGTTTGTGAgtttaacaaaacacacctgTACTAAGTTTCTGTACCTTGCCTTGTCATTCTGTTCACAGGAAGTCTTGCCTCCCGGCTGGACTCGGATGTGGACAAGATGGGCCGCACAGTGGCACTGAACAGCAACGTGTTGGTTCGCAGCACCGTCAAAACAAGTCTTATGCTGATACTGATGCTGCGCCTGTCCTGGAAGCTCACTGTGCTCACCTGCGTTGAGATTCCTCTCTTGTTCTTCATGCAGAAGACGTACATCACCTTCAGCACGGTAGGTGCACTGAGTGTGTTGCTGGCTGATTGTGTTTGCTGCAGACTGATTCTGTTTCAATGTATTCTTTGTCAAACAGGAGCTGAAGAACCAGATACAAGACTGCCAAGCTCAGAATAAAAAGCTGGCTTCGCAAATTATCGAGGGAATCCGAACAGTCCGCAGCTTCAAAGCAGAGGAAGATGAAATGAAGCGGTATAACGTCGCGCTGGAGCACATGGGTAGTGTCAAGAGACGTACAGGAATCTACAGCTCAGTCTACTGCTTACTGCGGAGGGTAAGATGACAGTGCTGTgaatattttcttaatttgttttgttagaAAGATAGTTGACGACAGAAGTAACCTTTTTTGCAGTTCAAATCATAACTCATGTCAGCGTATGACCCGGAACTTGGTCAAAGAATATTTGGCAATAATTTCCAAAGTTTGCTTTATTGTACTTGGAACACAAAATGCAAGAGATTTTACAGCATTGGGACCATTCAGATAGTGTGAGATGAATCGTCACTTAGATAAGATAACATTCTACTAAACTGACTCGAAAGTAATTTAAACTTTGTTGCACTTATTGTGTTGTCCCACCCCATCTCTTACgcttgtgggtttttttttcccaggatgTTGCCTGTAAGGCCTTAGCAGCCTTAGCATGCACTGTTAAGTCCAGGATGTTAAGTTTTGATGCCTGATGCTCAGCATGTTAGtaaattgaatgaaatgaatgtgtctgtgcctgGATCTGTCCCATCCAGCTGGTGAGTGTGGGGATAAAGGTCCTCATGCTGCTGGTCGGCCGCAGCCTGGTCTCCTCTGGTCAGCTCAGCATCGGCAGCCTCTTGACCTTTTTCTTGTACCAGAAGCCAATGTCAAACAATGTGAAGGTGAGCTCGGTTAACTAAATTTTCAACTACACACCAACTTTAACAgcttcctctttgtctctgtacAATCTGGACATGCTCTGTGCCGCGGCAGTAAataaggattcaaggaactttattgtcataccagctcacatttacatgttaatggtacgaaattaggactcaataaataaagcaaggtaaaaaaaaaaagaaaaaaaaagaagtgtaaatataaaaaataagatatataagtataaacagtatatatgaatataaacactatgtataagtataaacagtatatatgaatataaacactatgtataagtataaacagtatgtatcacTATAAGCAGTATATATggataaatataaacagcctatataaatataaagtataaaaagaaaagtatatatatataataaatataaagaaatatataaacagcctatataaatataaagtataaaaagaaaagtatatatatataataaatataaagaaatatataaacagcctatataaatataaacagtataaatataatataaacagtgtatatgaatagaaagtggaccaagtgacagaacccgacgcccggtactgggattcaggaactattACACTTGATACACAGACAATGCTGAAATTAGCTAATGAGTGCTAAACACGCATGTTAGTGATATTGCACTTATGGTGGAAAGCGATTTGTGCAGAGGAAAGTGATTTGTGCAATTTGTGATAAATGCTTGTTCATGAGGAATGTTAAtcattgattttgtttatttcatttttcacaggAGATTTCGTATGGCCTTGGAGAGATGGTGAGCACAGTTGGTGTCATATCCAAGGTGTTCAACTATCTGGACAGAAAGCCAAAGTGTAAGGAGGCGGGAGATTTGGCTCCTGAGAAGCTGGAGGGAAGAATTACCTTTAGTGATGTAACCTTTGCTTACCCCTCAACTCCTGATAAACCAGCATTAAAGGTTATTGTCTGTCCTACTCTGTGTCACTGTGCTCTATCAGTGTGTTAATCCCAGGTTGCCCAAACTTTCTGTCTGTAAATGCCAAATCTCAACGTTGGTCTATAGCTGCTCCTTACCTGTTGGTTTTATATCATTAACCTGCTCTCTGCCAGTCAGTTTCAGTGGAACTGCAGCCAGGGAAGGTGACGGCTCTTGTGGGTCCCTCTGGCAGCGGAAAGACTTCCTGCGTCAGCCTCCTGAAGAGGCTTTATGAACCTCAAGAGGGACAGATCCTGCTGGATGGACAGCCGCTGCACTGCTACAAACACAAATACCTCCATCAAAAGGTACAGCTGGCTCGACAGGAAAAAGACGATCAGTAGCATCCCGCTGTATTAAGACAAATGCATGCTCATGTTTTTGAAGCTGCAGCTCGCAGGTTGATCtgttgctctttttctctcaaaaattacaaaatgtgttttttgtcagaCTCAGAGGAGAGTGTCCTATTGACTGTTGATgtcatttgttattttatgtgaTTGGAGAAGGATTTGTTGTTTGAGTAATCAAAAAAGATTTATTAGGTCACTTGTGTTTGGTTTCATAGAGCCAAACGGACTGCAGTTTATCACAGATTCCATGCCTGTTTCATATTGAAAGCCACTCTGATATGACTGAGCGTTTTTGAGTTGTCAGTTTTATATGTGcttggatgtttgttttttttagcaatgTTTTGGTCAGTATGGTCTTCCCCATGGCATGTGCAGCACAGGATATGGATACACACTGGAGAGCAGGGCTAAATTAAGATCTGAGGTGTCCCATCTCCAAAAGGGACACGGAGTCTCTGCCAGCTTAAGAGACACCTCATCTCACCCTGTAGTCTGGCCTCTCTGTGGAAAAGGACAAGTGAAAAGATTCCCTCAGGATTCAATAGAATATCACAAAAACACTATATGTAATCCAGCACTCATTCTAAGAAATTAGTAGTAACATCCTTATCCTCATTTGGTGGCAGATTGCCTGCCTGTTATTTCTCAAATCCATTCACCAGTCCATCCATTTTCTGTTCCCGTTTATCCCTAATCGGGGTCACGGCGacctggagcctgtcccagcatATGCAGGCTGGAATGCATTGTTCAGAGCCAACATTTAAAATACGTTCATTCTCTGTCCCTGCCAGCCGGCACCTCACAAATATTGTTGTTTCTTTCCACCTCTTTTCAGATGGCCCTGGTGTCTCAGAACCCCGTGCTGTTCTCCGGCTCAGTGAGATACAACATAGAGTACGGCCTGAAGGACTGCGACCCAGAGAAGGTGACAGAGTCCGCAAGGAAGGCCAAAGCAGAAGGCCTTATCTCTAAACTGGACAACGAATATGACACAGGTATGGAGTTGTCTGTCATTACCCAGGTTACCTTACATGCCTCATGGTCACCTTCTGTGGTGAACTGACACTGTGTCATTGCAGGAGTTGCAAATTATCAGGCCCGCTTATTCAGCCTTGATTATAAAAGGCTCGTAGCAGGCCAAATCCAAACAATAATACAAGCAATTTGTGAAAGATTTATTTTAATCAAGTGAAGTGATTTTCTCTACTTTATAGTTGCATATAAGGAGCTACAAACACTGCAGTTGAAAATGGTCTTTATAGcattcatatttttgaagaATGACTCATACCCTCCATAATGATCATACAGTGCAGTCCGAGGTAAAGGTCACTGTCCTGCACTAttgtttgttgcttttattgtcCTTTCCATCATGTCTTTTTGGCAGCCGTTACTTTATTGTCACTTTTCAGAAGAGAGAGGCAGCGTACCGAGATTTCATTGCGATGAAGGCTGCttgctattatttatttatttagaggccTGGGAATCAGTCTTGGTCATGTTGTCTGCATAAATATAGCAAAGAAAACAGCTGGACAGTGTACAACTATGTGCATATTTGGAGATAAGAGATTCTCCAGAAAgtaatacaaacaaacaaaccaaatgtAACATTTACAATAGAAATGATAATATTCACAAATCAAATTTATACAAAGTGGATCTGTACAGATGTGTGCAGTCTGCTTTGCAGCGGTATTCACGTGAAGCAGAATATTTAAACATAAACATGTAATGTGTGAAAAACAGTAACAAAACTACTGTCACTCCCATAGCAGCATCTTTTGACAATGATTGACTGATACAGTTAAATAATACTGATGGACGTTTCTGGAAGAAGTAATGGTATGAGCTGGAGTCACACAAAGGTGCCAGCAGTCTCTTAGTTACAGTATGCATTGCCTGACTGTCTAATGTCTTTCTTGCCAGATGTTGGAGAAGGCGGGAGGAAGCTTGCGGTGGGACTGAGGCAGTGCATTGCCATTGCCAGAGCTCTGGTTCGAGAGCCGCAGATCATCATCCTGGACGAGGGTACTAGCAGCCTGGATGTTGACGTACAGTACGGCGTAAGTCAAACATCTTCAGAACATCCTAGAGAACGCTGATCCTCTCCACTGGATGTCTCCTGGCAGGCTAAGAGCACACTCTTAGAGCCACTTGGTATTTGGTCTTGGTATTTACTTCTTGTTTCTCTGTGCCTCAGGTGGTGCAGGAGCTTCTGACGTGTGGGAAGACGGTGCTGATGGTGACCCATCAGCTGAAGACTGTGGAGAAGGCAGATCACATTATCTTCATGGAGAACGGGACGGTCGTGGAGCAGGGCACGCACCATGACCTCATGGCCAGAAAAGGACGCTATCATCGGCTGAAACAGGAGCTCTTCACTTGATCAAGGCTCTGTACTTCAAGTCCTACTGTTtgcatgtaaaatgtttttgtaataaaaatatGTACACACTGGTTTGGTTTGTGTACAAACACTGCACTGATTGTGAGGTTCTATTAATATGTAATATCCACCTTAAAAGGTTTAAGCACACACTGTGTCAGttatgttaacatgtttttatttgtttaagggctgctgctgggagaGGAACAGTCTCAGCACTCTGTCGACTGATATAGGTGGGCCTATATCGTAACCGCAGTGGAAGAATACTACACATATCAAATTGTGTCAGATATAAATTATTACAAATGAAGATTATGCATGTCATACATTGCACCCTACACATTAAAGAGAATCACACATGATCAGACTTGTGCTGGCATGGTTGTGATGCAGACGgttcactgatgtgtgtgttaaagagtTTTTGGATACATGTCCTTAAAACTTGATCATGTATTCTtaacatacactcctgatcaaaattttaagaccagttgagaaattgcaagaatttacattttgcactgttggatcttaagaaggttctaagtagagcttcaaaatgcaaaaagaagaactgggagtgagacaaaaaaaaaaaaaaaaaattgagtaagcaatttattgcaaacaaccattaaactgaaataggctgttcatcagctgatcaaaagttgaagaccactgcctttaaaagcccaaatcttcgcaaaaatgtggattctgTGTCGTCTCCTTCaatggcacaaaattgcccgtttggagtttgcacgagagcaccaaacatgggacattgaaaggtggaagaaagttttattctctgatgagaaaaaatttaaccttgatggtcctgatggcttccaacgttactggcatgacaaggagatcccacctgagatgttttctacacggcacagtggagggggcggcatcatgatctggggggctttttccttcaatggaacaatggagcttcaggttgtgcagaggcgtcaaacggcagctggccatgtggagatgttgcagggggcatccctcatgactgaggGCCATCGtttgtgtggtaatgactgggtttttcaacaggacaacgctgcaggtCACAATGCctgcctgacaaaggacttcttccagagaaataacatcactcttttgaaccatcctgcatgTTCCCCCGATCTAAATCcaactgagaacatttggggttggatggcaagggaagtttacagaaatggacaccagttccagacagtggatgccctccatgaagccatcttcaccacttggagcaacattcccactggcctcctggaaacactagcatcaagcatgccgaaacgaatttttgaggtgattaacacgaaggcttttttgcctttgccatcaggaggtcatgacagtgtggatacctgacagaaaatgacactgaatccacatttttgccaagatttgggcttttaaaggctgtggtcttaaatttttgatcagctgatgaac
This genomic interval from Myripristis murdjan chromosome 19, fMyrMur1.1, whole genome shotgun sequence contains the following:
- the tap2t gene encoding antigen peptide transporter 2, coding for MRGVTAGVFALLLSDLLLWLALWAGLVLLECSSGGGLAALWALGAVKWPLLYSVTRLVADGEPQCVLHRFVALLCLLPAVFHSGRMLLEPDASLLPEPGMVLLALISSTLACVLWEIFLPSDGGMRKVDKKLSARAVLIRVLKYFRPDILYVIAAFAFLILGVICDTFIPYYQGKVVDMLSGQTLESGFFFAIGQLALVSLGSAVFSCLRGSTFMWTLSRLNKTMKLLLFHNLLQQDVHFFKENSPGSLASRLDSDVDKMGRTVALNSNVLVRSTVKTSLMLILMLRLSWKLTVLTCVEIPLLFFMQKTYITFSTELKNQIQDCQAQNKKLASQIIEGIRTVRSFKAEEDEMKRYNVALEHMGSVKRRTGIYSSVYCLLRRLVSVGIKVLMLLVGRSLVSSGQLSIGSLLTFFLYQKPMSNNVKEISYGLGEMVSTVGVISKVFNYLDRKPKCKEAGDLAPEKLEGRITFSDVTFAYPSTPDKPALKSVSVELQPGKVTALVGPSGSGKTSCVSLLKRLYEPQEGQILLDGQPLHCYKHKYLHQKMALVSQNPVLFSGSVRYNIEYGLKDCDPEKVTESARKAKAEGLISKLDNEYDTDVGEGGRKLAVGLRQCIAIARALVREPQIIILDEGTSSLDVDVQYGVVQELLTCGKTVLMVTHQLKTVEKADHIIFMENGTVVEQGTHHDLMARKGRYHRLKQELFT